A region of Massilia sp. KIM DNA encodes the following proteins:
- the tpiA gene encoding triose-phosphate isomerase, translating into MRPKLVVGNWKMNGSREFTASLLSGILEGLDGNAAACAVCVPFPYLYQCEQLLAGSAIAWGAQDVSCQPSGAYTGEVCAAMLAEFGCRYVIVGHSERRAYHGESNELVARKAGAVLAAGLTPIVCVGETLAQREAGETAAVVGAQLDAVLELLGKDAVGRFVLSYEPVWAIGSGKTATPAMAQEVHAQLRAQLRACNAEGAEKVQILYGGSMKPENAGDLMAQPDIDGGLIGGAALKAADFLGIIRAAGPRI; encoded by the coding sequence ATGCGTCCCAAACTCGTCGTAGGTAATTGGAAGATGAACGGCAGCCGCGAATTCACCGCGTCGCTGCTGTCCGGTATTCTCGAAGGCCTCGACGGCAACGCCGCCGCTTGCGCGGTCTGCGTGCCGTTTCCCTATCTGTACCAGTGCGAACAGCTGCTCGCGGGCAGCGCCATCGCCTGGGGCGCCCAGGACGTGTCCTGCCAGCCGTCCGGCGCCTACACCGGCGAGGTGTGCGCCGCGATGCTGGCCGAGTTCGGCTGCCGCTACGTCATCGTCGGCCACTCCGAGCGCCGCGCCTATCACGGCGAGTCGAACGAGCTGGTGGCGCGCAAGGCCGGGGCGGTGCTGGCCGCCGGCCTGACCCCCATCGTGTGCGTGGGCGAGACCCTGGCCCAGCGCGAAGCGGGCGAGACCGCGGCCGTGGTCGGCGCCCAGCTCGACGCCGTGCTGGAACTGCTGGGCAAGGACGCCGTCGGCCGCTTCGTGCTGTCCTACGAGCCGGTATGGGCGATCGGCAGCGGCAAGACCGCCACCCCGGCCATGGCCCAGGAAGTGCACGCCCAGTTGCGCGCCCAGCTGCGCGCCTGCAACGCGGAGGGCGCCGAGAAGGTGCAGATCCTTTACGGCGGCAGCATGAAGCCGGAGAATGCCGGGGACCTGATGGCCCAGCCGGACATCGATGGCGGCCTGATCGGCGGCGCGGCGCTGAAGGCGGCAGACTTCCTCGGTATCATCCGCGCGGCAGGACCAAGAATTTAA
- the secG gene encoding preprotein translocase subunit SecG yields MNTLFNLIIVVQVISALAIIGLVLVQHGKGADMGAAFGSGASGSLFGASGSSNFLSKSTAVAAAIFFASTLALAYVGNSRSTGPDEGVMGRVTVPSSQAPATGIPATTPAAPAAPAADVPTLPATQAAPAPVPAAPAPAAPAQAAPATPAPAAPAPATK; encoded by the coding sequence ATGAACACCTTGTTCAACTTGATTATCGTCGTGCAGGTTATCTCCGCCCTGGCCATCATCGGCCTCGTCCTGGTCCAGCACGGTAAGGGCGCCGACATGGGCGCAGCCTTCGGCTCGGGCGCCTCGGGCAGCCTGTTCGGCGCATCGGGTTCGTCGAACTTCCTGTCGAAGTCGACCGCGGTGGCCGCTGCAATCTTCTTCGCCTCGACCCTGGCCCTGGCCTATGTCGGCAACAGCCGCAGCACCGGTCCGGACGAAGGCGTGATGGGCCGCGTGACGGTGCCCTCGAGCCAGGCCCCGGCCACCGGCATCCCGGCCACCACCCCGGCGGCGCCGGCCGCTCCGGCCGCCGACGTGCCGACCCTGCCGGCCACCCAGGCCGCGCCGGCCCCGGTTCCGGCTGCACCGGCACCGGCCGCTCCGGCCCAGGCTGCTCCCGCAACGCCGGCCCCGGCCGCCCCGGCTCCGGCAACGAAGTAA
- a CDS encoding NADH-quinone oxidoreductase subunit A: MNLENYFPVLLFILIGVGVGVAPQVLGRLLGPHRPDAAKLSPYECGFEAFEDARMKFDVRYYLVAILFILFDLETAFFFPWGVSMRELGWAGFVTMMVFIAEFIVGFWYIWKKGALDWE, encoded by the coding sequence GTGAACCTCGAAAACTATTTCCCCGTTCTTCTCTTTATCCTGATTGGCGTCGGCGTTGGTGTCGCTCCGCAGGTGCTCGGCCGTCTGCTCGGTCCGCACCGCCCGGATGCCGCCAAGCTGTCCCCGTATGAATGCGGCTTCGAAGCCTTCGAAGACGCACGCATGAAGTTCGACGTCCGGTACTACCTGGTCGCGATCCTGTTTATTTTGTTTGATCTGGAAACGGCATTCTTCTTCCCATGGGGCGTCTCGATGCGCGAACTGGGCTGGGCCGGCTTCGTGACGATGATGGTGTTCATCGCCGAATTCATCGTCGGGTTCTGGTACATCTGGAAGAAAGGTGCCCTTGATTGGGAATAA